The Geodermatophilaceae bacterium NBWT11 genome has a segment encoding these proteins:
- a CDS encoding amidohydrolase family protein yields MTRRVFTGGLVLDGTGSPAAPADVAVQDGRVVEVGTGLDGDETVDCTGATVLPGLFDCHVHVLMSGVDTLRQLQTPYSQVYFEAVRNLRRTLALGITSVRDAAGADLGVAEAVRTGLVRGPRMQISLAMISQTGGHADDWHVCGAETPLLPPTPGRPDGVCDGPEEVRRTVRLLVRAGADVLKVATSGGVLSPRDDPRHAHFRPAELAVLVEEATAAGLAVMAHAQGADGIKNAVRAGIRSIEHGIFLDDEAIELMLEHGTWLVPTLSAPRAVLAAVAAGAALPQAVIDKAVAVQATHDESVARAHAAGVRIAMGTDSGVGQHGDNLGELQLMADRGMTTEEVWHATTLSAARLMRVDDELGSLEPGKRADVVVLDGDAADLTGLAGRVREVWQDGERVVHGGRVADPAA; encoded by the coding sequence ATGACGCGACGGGTGTTCACCGGTGGACTGGTCCTCGACGGCACGGGCTCCCCCGCCGCCCCCGCGGACGTCGCGGTGCAGGACGGCCGGGTGGTGGAGGTCGGCACCGGCCTGGACGGCGACGAGACCGTGGACTGCACCGGCGCGACCGTGCTGCCGGGCCTGTTCGACTGCCACGTGCACGTGCTGATGAGCGGTGTGGACACCCTGCGCCAGCTGCAGACCCCCTACAGCCAGGTGTACTTCGAGGCGGTCCGCAACCTGCGGCGCACCCTCGCGCTGGGCATCACCTCGGTGCGCGACGCCGCCGGGGCCGACCTCGGGGTGGCCGAGGCCGTCCGCACCGGGCTGGTGCGCGGTCCGCGGATGCAGATCTCGCTGGCCATGATCAGCCAGACCGGCGGGCACGCCGACGACTGGCACGTCTGCGGCGCCGAGACGCCGCTGCTGCCGCCCACCCCCGGCCGGCCGGACGGCGTCTGCGACGGGCCCGAGGAGGTGCGCCGCACGGTGCGGCTGCTGGTCCGTGCCGGGGCCGACGTGCTCAAGGTGGCCACCAGCGGCGGTGTGCTGTCCCCGCGGGACGACCCGCGGCACGCGCACTTCCGCCCGGCCGAGCTCGCCGTGCTGGTCGAGGAGGCCACCGCCGCGGGACTGGCGGTGATGGCGCACGCCCAGGGCGCCGACGGGATCAAGAACGCCGTCCGGGCCGGGATCCGCTCGATCGAGCACGGCATCTTCCTCGACGACGAGGCCATCGAGCTCATGCTCGAGCACGGCACCTGGCTGGTGCCCACGCTGTCGGCACCCCGCGCGGTGCTGGCCGCCGTCGCCGCCGGGGCGGCGCTGCCGCAGGCCGTGATCGACAAGGCCGTCGCGGTGCAGGCCACCCACGACGAGTCGGTGGCGCGTGCCCACGCCGCCGGGGTGCGCATCGCGATGGGCACCGACTCGGGGGTGGGTCAGCACGGGGACAACCTGGGCGAGCTGCAGCTCATGGCCGACCGCGGCATGACCACCGAGGAGGTCTGGCACGCCACCACGCTGTCGGCGGCCCGGCTGATGCGGGTCGACGACGAGCTGGGCTCGCTCGAGCCGGGCAAGCGGGCCGACGTCGTCGTCCTGGACGGCGACGCCGCGGACCTCACCGGCCTGGCCGGCCGGGTGCGTGAGGTGTGGCAGGACGGCGAGCGGGTGGTGCACGGCGGCCGGGTCGCCGACCCGGCCGCCTGA
- a CDS encoding TerC family protein has protein sequence MELPVWFEIGTFVGLTVLLLADLALVARRPHEPSVREASIWVTFYIALALLFGLVLLVVTNGDFATQFYAGWLTEYSLSVDNLFVFVIIMARFKVPRKLQQEVLMVGIIIALVLRGIFILLGAAVIERFTWVFYIFGAFLVYTAINLVRNHGEEEDYEENALIRRLKKVLPMTADFHGNKIRVEKGGKKLFTPMIVVFLALGTTDLLFALDSIPAIFGLTREAFIVFTANVFALMGLRQLYFLLGGLLKRLVYLSYGLAVILAFIGVKLVLEAVHENTLPFINGGEPIEAVPEIPIWLSLAVILGVLVIATVASLLKTRGQLPPAEGTGVDPEGQPTGEPGEDSARAEAESRAARARDQQ, from the coding sequence GTGGAGCTCCCGGTCTGGTTCGAGATCGGCACGTTCGTGGGACTCACCGTCCTGCTGCTGGCCGACCTCGCCCTCGTTGCCCGTCGTCCGCACGAACCCTCGGTGCGGGAGGCCAGCATCTGGGTGACGTTCTACATCGCCCTGGCCCTGCTGTTCGGCCTGGTGCTGCTGGTGGTCACCAACGGGGACTTCGCGACCCAGTTCTACGCGGGCTGGCTCACCGAGTACTCGCTGTCGGTGGACAACCTCTTCGTCTTCGTGATCATCATGGCCCGCTTCAAGGTGCCCAGGAAGCTGCAGCAAGAGGTCCTGATGGTCGGGATCATCATCGCCCTGGTGCTGCGCGGGATCTTCATCCTGCTCGGCGCCGCGGTGATCGAGCGGTTCACCTGGGTCTTCTACATCTTCGGCGCGTTCCTGGTCTACACCGCGATCAACCTGGTGCGGAACCACGGCGAGGAGGAGGACTACGAGGAGAACGCCCTCATCCGGCGGCTGAAGAAGGTCCTGCCGATGACGGCGGACTTCCACGGCAACAAGATCCGGGTGGAGAAGGGCGGCAAGAAGCTCTTCACCCCGATGATCGTGGTCTTCCTCGCGCTGGGGACGACGGACCTGCTCTTCGCGCTGGACTCCATCCCGGCCATCTTCGGGTTGACCCGCGAGGCGTTCATCGTCTTCACCGCCAACGTCTTCGCCCTCATGGGCCTGCGGCAGCTGTACTTCCTGCTCGGCGGGCTGCTCAAGCGGCTGGTCTACCTGTCCTACGGCCTCGCGGTGATCCTGGCCTTCATCGGGGTCAAGCTGGTCCTCGAGGCGGTGCACGAGAACACGCTGCCGTTCATCAACGGCGGCGAGCCGATCGAGGCGGTCCCGGAGATCCCGATCTGGCTGTCGCTGGCGGTCATCCTCGGCGTGCTGGTCATCGCCACCGTCGCCTCCCTGCTCAAGACCCGCGGCCAGCTGCCCCCCGCCGAGGGCACCGGGGTCGACCCCGAGGGCCAGCCCACCGGTGAGCCCGGCGAGGACAGCGCCCGCGCCGAGGCCGAGTCCCGGGCGGCCCGGGCGCGCGACCAGCAGTAA
- a CDS encoding TerC family protein encodes MDVPIWVWAVTVAAIVGMIVFDFVGHVRTPHAPSLKESATWSAVYVGIAILFGLGVLVFAGGTFGGEYFAGYVTEKALSVDNLFVFVLIMASFGVPRELQQKVLLFGIAFALVLRTVFIFIGAAAIENYSWVFYLFGAILIYTAVVQARSGGHDEEEEFKENGILKLVRKAVPTTEEYHSDRMTTKIDGKRYITPLFIALIAIGTADIIFAVDSIPAIFGLTQETYLVFAANAFSLLGLRQLFFLIDGLLDRLVYLAYGLAVILGFIGIKLVIHALHTNELPFINGGEHITVIPEIPTWLSLLVILLTLIVTTVLSLRKNKKDEAAGKGHATTAGDPGATKDGLQVQGPGDRDGSPDATPADGPPSARGANVTGGGSQR; translated from the coding sequence TTGGACGTCCCCATCTGGGTGTGGGCTGTCACCGTCGCTGCGATCGTCGGCATGATCGTCTTCGACTTCGTCGGCCACGTACGCACCCCGCACGCCCCCTCGCTCAAGGAGTCGGCCACCTGGTCGGCCGTCTACGTCGGCATCGCGATCCTGTTCGGTCTCGGCGTCCTGGTCTTCGCCGGCGGCACCTTCGGCGGTGAGTACTTCGCCGGGTACGTCACCGAGAAGGCACTGAGCGTCGACAACCTGTTCGTCTTCGTGCTGATCATGGCCAGCTTCGGCGTGCCACGGGAACTGCAGCAGAAGGTGCTGCTGTTCGGCATCGCCTTCGCGCTGGTCCTGCGCACCGTCTTCATCTTCATCGGTGCCGCGGCCATCGAGAACTACAGCTGGGTCTTCTACCTCTTCGGCGCGATCCTCATCTACACCGCCGTCGTGCAGGCCCGCAGCGGCGGCCACGACGAGGAGGAGGAGTTCAAGGAGAACGGGATCCTCAAGCTCGTCCGCAAGGCCGTGCCGACGACCGAGGAGTACCACTCCGACCGGATGACCACGAAGATCGACGGCAAGCGCTACATCACGCCGTTGTTCATCGCGCTGATCGCCATCGGCACCGCGGACATCATCTTCGCCGTCGACTCGATCCCGGCCATCTTCGGTCTGACCCAGGAGACCTACCTGGTCTTCGCGGCCAATGCGTTCTCCCTGCTCGGCCTGCGTCAGCTGTTCTTCCTCATCGACGGCCTGCTCGACCGCCTCGTGTACCTGGCCTACGGCCTCGCCGTCATCCTCGGGTTCATCGGCATCAAGCTGGTCATCCACGCGCTGCACACCAACGAGCTGCCCTTCATCAACGGCGGCGAGCACATCACCGTGATCCCGGAGATCCCGACCTGGCTCTCCCTGCTGGTCATCCTGCTCACGCTGATCGTCACCACGGTGCTCAGCCTGCGGAAGAACAAGAAGGACGAGGCCGCCGGCAAGGGCCACGCCACGACGGCCGGCGACCCCGGGGCCACGAAGGACGGCCTCCAGGTCCAGGGCCCGGGCGACCGCGACGGCAGCCCGGACGCCACCCCGGCCGACGGTCCGCCCTCCGCCCGCGGAGCGAACGTCACCGGGGGCGGCAGCCAGCGCTGA
- a CDS encoding HAMP domain-containing histidine kinase, whose amino-acid sequence MSGDGLATASLRRRVSLLVLALLAVLLVVLGVTVDLALGAQLRSDLRDRLVDRAEIAATLVEQGRTDEQVVAAVTGDTVQALLQTADGEEVGGIPDPPAGPAGGPGPGGPAARPDPGQVQDTGDAYVLQEELPDGARITLVADQSPITDAVTQLRWVLAVAAAVTLLLAAALVSGTVGVGLRPLGRMTGLARSITSGDRGRRLRPDRPHTELGRTAAAFDDMLDELEGAERQARRAEAGMRDLLGDAAHELRTPLAAVQASVETVLRGDPPRERREELLAGAVRELRRSARLVGDLLDVARLDAGAAPELALQDVDLTAVARAVAGRVGGAVQVTGHPVLLSADADRVAQVLDNLLRNAVRAAGPDGRVRVAVHREGPDAVADVTDDGPGVPEADRERVFERLVRLDAARSRDGGAGLGLPIARGHARAHGGDVTCEPSTAGAHFRLRLPVSQPTA is encoded by the coding sequence GTGAGCGGGGACGGACTGGCGACGGCGTCGCTGCGCCGCCGGGTGAGCCTGCTGGTGCTGGCCCTGCTCGCGGTGCTGCTGGTCGTCCTCGGGGTGACCGTGGACCTGGCGCTGGGTGCCCAGCTGCGCAGCGACCTGCGGGACCGGCTGGTCGACCGGGCCGAGATCGCGGCCACCCTGGTCGAGCAGGGGCGCACCGACGAGCAGGTCGTCGCCGCGGTCACCGGGGACACCGTCCAGGCCCTGCTGCAGACCGCGGACGGCGAGGAGGTCGGCGGCATCCCCGACCCGCCGGCCGGTCCTGCCGGCGGTCCGGGACCCGGCGGACCGGCGGCGCGCCCGGACCCGGGCCAGGTGCAGGACACCGGCGATGCCTACGTGCTCCAGGAGGAGCTGCCCGACGGCGCCCGGATCACCCTGGTCGCCGACCAGAGTCCCATCACCGACGCGGTCACCCAGCTGCGCTGGGTCCTGGCCGTGGCCGCCGCTGTGACCCTGCTGCTGGCCGCGGCGCTGGTCAGCGGCACGGTGGGGGTGGGCCTGCGGCCGCTGGGGCGGATGACCGGGCTGGCCCGGTCGATCACCTCGGGCGACCGGGGCCGTCGGCTGCGCCCGGACCGGCCGCACACCGAGCTCGGCCGCACCGCCGCCGCCTTCGACGACATGCTCGACGAGCTGGAGGGTGCCGAGCGGCAGGCCCGGCGGGCCGAGGCCGGCATGCGGGACTTGCTCGGGGACGCCGCCCACGAGCTGCGCACCCCGCTGGCCGCCGTCCAGGCCTCGGTGGAGACCGTGCTGCGCGGCGACCCGCCCCGGGAACGCCGGGAGGAGCTGCTGGCCGGGGCGGTGCGGGAGCTGCGCCGGTCCGCGCGGCTGGTCGGTGACCTGCTCGACGTCGCCCGGCTGGACGCCGGCGCCGCGCCCGAGCTCGCGCTGCAGGACGTCGACCTGACCGCCGTGGCCCGGGCGGTCGCCGGCCGGGTCGGGGGAGCGGTGCAGGTCACCGGTCACCCGGTGCTGCTGTCCGCCGATGCCGACCGGGTGGCCCAGGTGCTGGACAACCTGCTGCGCAACGCCGTCCGGGCGGCCGGGCCGGACGGGCGGGTCCGGGTCGCGGTGCACCGGGAGGGTCCCGACGCGGTGGCCGACGTGACCGACGACGGGCCGGGCGTGCCCGAGGCCGACCGCGAGCGGGTGTTCGAACGGCTCGTCCGGCTGGACGCCGCGCGCAGCCGGGACGGGGGAGCGGGTCTGGGCCTCCCCATCGCCCGCGGGCACGCCCGCGCACACGGTGGGGACGTGACCTGCGAGCCGTCCACCGCCGGGGCGCACTTCCGGCTCCGCCTGCCGGTGAGCCAGCCCACCGCCTGA
- a CDS encoding response regulator transcription factor, translating to MAAVQTEQRARPRVLVVEDETAIREGVVTALAEEGCLVEGRADGTTLAADLAGFRPDLVVLDVMLPGRDGLALAGDVRAAGDAGIVVLTARDAVPDRLAGFAAGADDYLVKPFAMAELVARVRAVLNRRGAWPGAVEVGDLVVDEPAGTATRAGHRLELTATELRLLGYLVGARGRTVSKTQILTQVWGYEDYDPNLVEVHVSALRRKLEAHGPRVVHTVRGLGYTVRT from the coding sequence ATCGCTGCCGTGCAGACCGAGCAGAGAGCGCGACCCCGGGTGCTCGTGGTCGAGGACGAGACCGCGATCCGGGAGGGAGTGGTGACCGCGCTGGCGGAGGAGGGCTGCCTGGTCGAGGGGCGGGCCGACGGGACGACGCTGGCCGCCGACCTGGCCGGGTTCCGCCCGGACCTGGTCGTGCTCGACGTGATGCTGCCCGGGCGGGACGGGCTGGCGCTGGCCGGAGACGTCCGGGCGGCGGGGGACGCCGGCATCGTCGTCCTCACCGCCCGGGACGCGGTGCCCGACCGGCTGGCCGGCTTCGCCGCCGGAGCCGACGACTACCTGGTCAAGCCGTTCGCGATGGCCGAGCTGGTCGCCCGGGTGCGCGCGGTGCTCAACCGCCGGGGTGCCTGGCCCGGCGCCGTCGAGGTGGGCGACCTGGTGGTCGACGAGCCCGCCGGGACGGCGACCCGCGCCGGGCACCGGCTCGAGCTGACCGCCACCGAGCTGCGGTTGCTGGGCTACCTGGTGGGGGCCCGGGGCCGCACGGTGAGCAAGACCCAGATCCTCACCCAGGTGTGGGGCTACGAGGACTACGACCCCAACCTGGTCGAGGTCCACGTGAGCGCCCTGCGCCGCAAGCTCGAGGCGCACGGCCCGCGGGTGGTGCACACCGTCCGCGGCCTGGGCTACACGGTCCGGACGTGA